In Macaca nemestrina isolate mMacNem1 chromosome 10, mMacNem.hap1, whole genome shotgun sequence, the genomic window GTGTAAACTGTAATCAGTGTGAGGCTTAAAAGTTAATCAGAAATTACTCAGAAAATTCCCCTTTTAATTTTGCCATGTAAAGTATTTTGCattaggagagaaagaaagggcagggggagaagaaaaagaacccTTTGAGAAGTGATATGTTTGTTCATCATTTATGTGTTCTATAAATATGTGATCTATTGTTATCACCTTAAGATGTGCAGCCTAAAAAATTGAAACCATGTCAAACCATGTTATATCCTCTGTAGGTGAGGGCTTATTTAGGCCCTCAGTTCATTTTTATGGTACTCTCTCAATTTTTCTTCTAAGTAATTTGTTCTCCCAGTTATTGgggttaaataaaaattacttcaGTTTCAGAAGATTTCTGCAAAGTAATTTGTTTTCCCAGTTACTGgggttaaataaaaattactttagtTTCAgaagaattatatttttttcttttctttcttttaggttTCGATACAGATGGCTTATCCTCTGCAGTGTGGCCAGGCGGAGAAACTGAAGCACTTACTCGTTTGGAAAGGCATTTGGAAAGAAAAGTATGATAATGTAGATTATATAGCTATGCTTATATTTCcaaactgtcatttaaaaaataatttttctctcttttaaaaataacaaatagattGTTGGAAGGGGAGGATTAAGGGAAATGATTAAAATAGCACAAACCTAATTGTTTGAAAATTAACTACCATCTCCTCATTTAAatgctctttctccttcttttctaattatttcccCTTTAGCTACTACCGTACTACCTCCTCTGTTCTTTCTACCTAAGCTAGTATCTAGTCGCCATAATTTCGAAACTAGGATAGAATTATATTTCACCTTTACCTTTGTGTTAAAGAGACAGGTtgaaagccaggcatggtggcttacatctgtaatcccagagttttgggaggctgaggtgggtggatcacttggggtcaggagtttgagaccagcctggccaatatggtgaaatcccatccctactaaacatacaaaaattagccgggcgtggcgtggtggcacctgcctgtagtcccagctactcaagaggctgaggcaggagaatccacccaggagctggaggttgcagtgagccgagattgcgccactgcactccagcctgggtgacaaagcaagaccctctcttaaaagagagagagagattgaaggTGCTCTCAGCTTTCTGTTGGAAATTTGAAGGTAGTTTATTTCACATGAGTATGTGCTGCACAAGGAtgactgaaacaaaagaatgctCACTTTTTTATCCTgtcttattttctattaaaacatGTAATTTGTGGCTAGgataagattttattttccaagaactatgtaacttttttaaaaaaaaatctccattctGAGCgtccttttaaaatgaaaaagacaattaGTTAATGtaattttctctctgtgttttcaGGCTTGGGTGGCAAATTTTGAAAGACCTCGAATGAATGCAAATTCTCTGCTTGCAAGCCCTACTGGACTTAGTCCTTACCTCCGATTTGGTTGTTTGTCATGTCGACTGTTTTACTTCAAACTAACAGATCTCTACAAAAAGGTATTCTCTAAAATTGGAGTTTAttgtttaatactttaaaaaaacattctGATAATACTTCTTTGCTTTTTAACCATAGGTAAAGAAGAACagttcccctcccctttccctttaTGGGCAACTATTATGGCGTGAATTTTTCTATACAGCAGCAACAAATAATCCACGCTTTGATAAAATGGAAGGAAACCCTATCTGTGTTCAGATTCCTTGGGATAAAAATCCTGAGGCTTTAGCCAAATGGGCAGAAGGCCGGACAGGCTTTCCATGGATTGATGCCATCATGACGCAGCTTCGTCAGGAGGGTTGGATTCATCATCTAGCCAGGCATGCAGTTGCTTGCTTCCTGACACGAGGGGACCTGTGGATTAGTTGGGAAGAAGGAATGAAGGTAAGTGTTCTAACTGATGTAGCATGCCTTATTTTGAAGGAATCCTTACCTTAATAAAACAAATCCTAGAAGTTGTCTGTTATATAGATTAATTTATAATGTAGTTTTTCAGTGGATAAAACATTTAATTCCCCAAATATGGGCACACTTTCAGAGCGAAAGATGGTATAATCCGACAAGCAAAAAGGTGAAAACTAGTTAAATTGATTAACCTAAAGTCATTTTAATGGTTAAACCAGTCTAGCCACTAAGAGAACTGTAAAATTTAACACTGAATTTGTTGATAGATATAGGTGATATTTCTGTCACCAAAAGAATTCACTCAAGAGTTCCTAGAGATAGTGAAttcatattataaattttaaaacagggccgggcacagtggctcacgcctgtaatcccagcactttgggaggccaaggcaggtggatcgtgaggtcaggagatcgaggccatcctggctaacacggtgaaaccccatctctactaaaaatacaaaaaaaattagctgggcgtggtggcaggcgcctgtagtctcagctactcgggaggctgaggcaggagaatggcatgaacccgagaggtggagcttgcagtgggccgagatcgcgccactgtactccagcctgggcgacagagcaagactcagtctccaaaaaataaaataaaataaattttaaaatataaatcatttcacCTCACTTCAACTTCACAACTTTTTAGTAATACTTCTATTATGTGAAAAGAAGCATACCACATTTTGTGACATCATCTTGTGGGTTACATGTAATAAGACTTacataccttgtttttttttttttttgagatggagtctcgctctgtagcccgggccggggtgcaatggtatgatctcggctcactgcaacctatgcctcccaggttcaagcaattctgctgcctcaacctcccaagtagctgggattacaggtgcccaccactgtgcccagctaattttgtatttttagtagagacagggttttgccacattgcccgggcttgtcttgaactcctgacctcaaccccctgcctcagccttccaaagtgctgggattacaggcatgagccaccgtgcccggccattgtATACATTTTTTACGTTTCTGGCAATATCATACATTTGCCCCATCCAAGGACCATTTCTGAgcctacgtgtgtgtgtgtttttttttaatctcttacaTTTCCTAGTACACAGTTGTATATACAAAGACAATATATAACatactttattatataaaaatcatttattttaattatattttctttctgatcAAGGAATTCAAAATTAAGCTATGCAGTGCTAGTATATACTTTTACATGAATTTATATTTGAGTATGCTTCCTTTATTTAGGCTAGTATACTAAGTTTTTGTTGGTGTTTTATGTaataatatttttgctttcttgaaAGTGGTTTACTGCTTTTCCTGTGTCTACTAATAATATCCTTTTAAATCagtgatttgaattttttttttacttccattCTCCCTGTAACACTGCAGAGGTTGGAAAAGTAAATTCTGTACAGAAGCATACTATATTACCACTATGTTTCTTTCCCTGGAAGAGCTCATTATAGAACAGAATATAGACAGGGAAGCTAACTTTGGAATGTTTAATTTTACAAGTCTGTGCTAGATTTTCTTTGCCTTGACTTTGGATCTACTGTGACCTTGAAAATGCTTGCTTTGCGAATTATATGTGTGCAAACTAATTGGTTACTGTTACTTCtgaaggtatttgaagaattaTTGCTTGATGCAGATTGGAGCATAAATGCTGGAAGCTGGATGTGGCTGTCTTGTAGTTCCTTTTTTCAGCAGTTTTTTCACTGCTATTGCCCTGTTGGTTTTGGTAGAAGAACGGATCCCAATGGAGACTATATCAGGTAAATCAAGGGTGATTACTACTCAATTTGGAATAGTTAATTGAAGAAGAGCTTTTCATGGTTAATCAATGCTTAAAGTATTCCCCACTCATGATAGGCAGCAGAGATGAGTAGGGCAAACAGATCATTTAAATGGTATTGATTTGATTTTGGTCTCTCATAGCTAGTAGTTGTTATAGTTTGCTTACAGTGCATTTTATtagtaatctttcttttttctcctaaagGCGTTATTTGCCTGTCCTAAGAGGCTTCCCTGCAAAATATATCTATGATCCCTGGAATGCACCAGAAGGTATCCAAAAGGTAGCCAAATGTTTGATAGGAATTAATTATCCTAAACCAATGGTGAACCATGCTGAGGCAAGCCGTTTGAATATTGAAAGGATGAAACAGATCTATCAGCAGCTTTCACGATATAGAGGACTAGGTATGTTaataactgtctttgtttctttggCAGCTGTTTATATTCCTGTCTTTGAATTTTATCTTGatcataatttaaaagaaaattcttttgtCCTTTAGGTCTTCTAGCATCAGTACCTTCTAATCCTAATGGGAATGGAGGCTTCATGGGATATTCTACAGAAAATATCCCAGGTTGTAGCAGCAGTGGAAGTAAGTGAAAAGGAAATTTCTGCACTTAGTAACATGACAAggttattaaacaaatatatttgttattgATCCTTactaacattttataaaaatctatCTTCGAAATTAACTTAATAGATTCTttgtatgcatgcatacatatgcaCTCAGACACATCTCTTCACTCCACTGATGACATTTTAGAGATGGAAaacatcggccgggcgcggtggctcaagcctgtaatcccagcactttgggaggccgagacgggaggatcacgaggtcaggagatcgagaccatcctggctaacacggtgaaaccccatctctactaaaaaatacaaaaaactagccgggcgcggtggcgggcgcctgtagtcccagctactccggaggctgaggcaggagaatggcgtgaacccgagaggcggagcttgcagtgagctgagatccggccactgcactccagcctgggcggcagagcgagactccgtctcaaaaaaaaaaaaaaaaaaaaatagagatggaaaACATCATTCCGTATAATAGATGTTGGGTCAAGTTAAAGCTTTTACAAACTGAGGAGAGCAATTTTAAGGATAAAATGAAACTCAAATGTCATTTTCAgaatgcttattattttttactctttaggTGTACAGCAACTATAAGGTAATTAGTTAAGAAAGTCCGTGGCCCTGTGAACATGGCCAAAAGATTTATTGTACACATGCATAGAGCCCTCTAGTCTTTTTGAACGTGAGTTTTTTCTTATAAAGTCTGTAGTATTTTTCTGTATAATACGAATTTAGTGACCATGTAAATTCTTATGTGTGATATTAATAATTTCAGGAACTCAGTATGTGTTGGAAATTTGAATCATCATATTAGTTTTTTTGGCTTTGACCAAAAATAGCATGAAGCTCagtaatttgattaaaaaataggaCAGCATCAGtgagaatggtgattattaaaaagtcaagaagcgacagatgctggtgaggatgcagaggaaAAAGGAggcttgtacactgttgatgggaatgtaaattagttcaaccattgtggaagacagtgtggtgattcctcaaagatctagaagcagagataccatttgaccgagcaatcccgttactgggtatatacccaaaggaatataaatcataaagatacatgcacacatctgttcattgcagcactattcacattagcaaagacatggaaccaacctaaatgccagtcgatgatagactagataaagaaaatgtggtacatatgtaccacgaaatactatgcagccataaaaaggaacaaaataatgttctttgcagggacatggatggagcttgtagctattatcctcagcaaactaaggcaggaacagaaaaccaaacacctcctgttctcacttgtaagtggaagtagaatgatgagaacacatggatacatgcAGAGAATAACACATactggggccgggtgcagtagctcacacctgtattcccagcactttgggaggccgaggtgggtggatcacctgaggtcgggagtttgagaccagcccctgaccgacatggagaaacccccgtctctactaaaaagacaaaattggccaggtgtggtgacgcatgcctgtaatgccagctactcgggaggctgaggcaggagaatcacttgaacccgggaggcggaggttgcggtgagctgagatagtgccattgcactccagcccgggtaacaagagcaaaactccgtcacaaaaacaacaaaacacacatgcTGGGGTCTGTTGGGAGGGCATTAGGAAGCATAGCTAATACATGCTGgtcttaatacctaggtaatgggttgatctgtgcagcaaaccaccatggcacatgttttgcctatgtaacaaacctgcacatcctgcacatgtaccccagaacttaaaataaaaattgaagagaaaaaaaggaaatctctaTATATgataaaagaacataaaattatgtaaagaCATTGTATCAGTGTCAATACCTGGTTATATTGTTGTAAAGTCAGATGTTCTAAGTTGATGTTAAgaataaaaccttttaaaaattgaacctTTTTGAATTCAGAAATATCCTGCATCCTCATGAAAACGGCATGTATTTTATCCTCCAAGAATTAGTTTTGGGAGACAGGGACAAAAGCACTGCCTACCTTGTGACCAGTAGATACTAAGGGATTTTTGCCTGCTTTCTCACAATAACCTGGGGAGGAGGTAGTGGGATCCTCATTttatatttggggaaataatCCTAGAAAGATTAGGTAACTTAGCCAAGATCCCACAGTTAGTAAGTAGTTGAGCTAAGATTCAGATCCAAGTCTGACCCCAAAGCTTGTACTTCTTCCTGCATCATTGGGCCTCCTCTGCAAATGGAGTGCCATATGTGTttacaagagaaaatattttattgctggAATGTGATCTACCCAGCAGTCGACAGTTGCCAATGATGGCAGTATACTTTAGAAATGTTCCTTCTCAGGATCTCCTACATTTTGAATAAACTTCCACAAGATAATCATTTCAAAAGTTCTATCAGATCTCTTGTTGAGTTCACAACCTGCCTTGTCAGCCCACACATGAGTGAGGGACAGAAGCTCTGTGAAACACTAAGATAACAGGAAGGTAGCAAAGAACTAGGAACCAAGGGCTGAGCTAATCCACAATGATGGCACAAACTGCTTCTTAGACCACTCAAACCTATGTCCTTTATTTGGAATTATATTCAAAAGCTAATCATGGTAGCAGGTTAAATTGGGACAGTTTTGCTTTGCAGGTGTATAAATGTAGGGTAGTGTATTATATAATAGAAGAATTAAGAaatcttgaaattattttaattgtgtaAATATTTGCCTATAACATGGTTTGTAGCCAGGTTCTTGGAGGCTTTCAAAAGACATGAGACATGAAAAGCTAAGTAGAACTTAAGTCTAAATGGGGGTGtggagggaaaacaaaaacaaatgaaaaagtgatAAATTGTAAGATGCTGCCTCCATGTGCAATATGAGAAAAGGGAGAGATTATTGAGAGCTGAAGGGACTAGAGAAATTTTCTTGAAAGGTGGCAGGATTGAGTAGCATTTGGGTAGCCAGATGAGGGAAAAAACATTTTAGACCTGGAGATGGGAAATTGTGAAAAGACACGACTTGGGCTATGCTATTAATAGTAAACATTTCTCCCCTCAGGTTTCTGCCCCATTTGAAAGGACTTAAATGCTTCTAAAGCATATCCTTTTATGCCGTACATTTATCCTGTCTGTAGGCTTTTATAGTACCTTACAAGGCACGTCAAAGGGCAAAATTCTTTGActtttcttagttttgttttgttttaatgactGTGGAACATTCTTAATCTCTGCAACACAAATTGCATTTTTCTCTGCTCatctttgtatttgtgtgtgtgtgcacatgtgctcAGGAAAGGAATAAACTATACGTAGATATCTTAAAGTACTTCTATTCTTACAATAAAACAGACTGTAATATGTTTACTACTGTAGCaatatgttttagtttttatttaactttcagggttttttaaattgtaaaatatcaGTTTGTCGGCATTATTAgtcatgagggaaatgcaaattaaaacaactgtgGGATAGTACTTCATACTCACTTAGGGTGAGCAACTGCCACTGATTGCCTGGGATTGAAGTTAATTAAAACGAAAGTAAGTACACAGTCTTGTTCAGGCCATAAGGTGTTGACCTATCCACCTGCTCATGGATAGGTCCAGAATGCTTATATTTTTCCATAACCTGGACACACTGATGAAAACGTTTCCCTGAAACATACTTCTCTGTTCTAGCCAACCTATTCTCCTATAATAGTGTTTGTTTTTAGAAGGGTTGATGTGATTGCTCAGTCTAGGTAACTGCCACATAGTCTGTGTCTTCTGCTTGTAGTGTGATTTGAATTGTTTAACTCATCGGGCAGGCCCTTATTCCCTTATCCTCAAGGAAATATGTTTGGAGGGGCTCTGTAGGAAAAGCGTGGGGAAAAGGGACAAGAGTCAAAGAAGGATGTCTGTCTCACTCTTGCCCCTGTGTTTTACCTTCATGGTCAAGTTTCAAATTGTCATCTAGTAAGGAAATGTTTTTTAGAAAATGATCATCAGTGATTTTGCCTTTGAACTGTCAACATTTCTGTGAGCCTAAATTTAAGTTTTCCTGATTTGAGCATGTGATTTTTTGGTTCATAGGAAGATTGAGATTTAGTCTTAAAAGCATATAAATATCCTTAAGTACAAGCACTGAAAGTTGGATTTGTAGTcttaataatatatacattttggaTTTCATTTTAAGTAATTCTACTGTGTTTTAAATACTAACAGGTTGCTCTCAAGGGAGTGGTATTTTACACTATACTCATGGCGACAGTCAGCAAACTCACCTGTTGAAGCAAGGTAAGAATGAAGCATTTGCGCATActgatctttttccttttcctgtcttaaacatatattttttaaatgtgcaggAAGAAGCTCCATGGGTACTGGTCTCAGTGGTGGGAAACGTCCTAGTCAGGAAGAGGACACACAGAGTATTGGTCCTAAAGTCCAGAGACAGAGCACTAATTAGGTAAATATTTTAGAGCTTTATTTCTTGCTTTAGAAGAGTATATAATTAACATAAATTAAGATAATTTCCAAAATGGAGTGAATCTCTATTTTCAAACCAGAAAATCTTGAGGCATTAACTTTTAAGCAGTTTTTACAAAATCAGTTAATTTTTGGCCAAGAGACATGCATCTGTACTGGAGAAATTGTTGCACCAGTTTTATGGTCATCTGAATCAATGCTCTTTAAATTAGAGATGTTTATGATTTTGTGGTCAAATTTTCTCTTAGAAAAAGacaacttttttatttccttactaTGTAACTGTGAGTCTAAAACAATTAAAGTGGCCTCTTTGTTTTAGTGGCATTAATATAATCTTTTTATGAACTTTCCCCCAAATCTTTGCCTCTTAAATGTTTATACATTTCTTTTATCTGTTGTGATGCTTCTGAAATCTAAATTCTTTCCAATTTGGGAAtaggttaaaatttttttaaatgctagcCCTTATTGGAAGTATCAGAAAGCTTTATCTGCATTCAATTTGATTGGATTTCGGATGCCATTTTGTGCTTTAAATTAGTATGAAAAGCATTTATACGGTacatttgccagtttttaaacgttttttgtttcttcaattATCTAACACTGTTTACGTATtttattgcttaatttttttatgtCAACCTAATTAGACTATAAGTATCTTGAAGATAAGGTCAATAAACACTCATCACATTTTTGTCATTGAATTCTTTGCAATCAAGCTTTacctagtttttttttcccccccttaaATCACAGAAAACGTTCAGGAGGAATACTGTTGCAGCTGAAATTGGTGGGGAGTTCAATACTTTTcaattaagttatttaaaaatactcttcATTGATGGAAAGCAGTTACATATTGAAATATGTTGTTTCTAATGACATTTCTgtggtttttaactttttaatgaattTCACAGAGGACAAATGGTAATTTGTATATAAAGAACTTGGCAAGAGAATTTGcttaatgtaaatataaatagtcACAATTAGTATAGACCCATCaatatatttttgataatttttcatGTATGGTAAAAGTTAAAATGACAAATTGATATTCTGATATAAAACTCAAAGTTTTGAGAGTCAGTGGGAAAAAAGGAGGTTTTTAGACTTTCTTAAAAGACTTTGTTAAAATTTTAGGACAGAATTTTCTTGACGTTGTTTGATCTAACTTTGCACTCTTTGATAATAATGTTTTAGATAATGTGCATAATCTAAATTGGTATTGTAGCCTCTGTTAACACAGACAGTATATGTTTTAAACTTTGATGTAAACCTTTTTAGACCCAAACTTGTGGAAGTATCATGTGTTAAgttctctttgtctctgtttctttgttcatttattactAAAATGACCTGGTTATTAAAGTATATGCAAATATGAAATCTTGTGTACTTggtgttttttgggtttttttttttttcttttttggtaaggGAGAGAGTATTGCTATATGATACATGATTACAAATTACAAAGGGATTCTATAAACCACATCACCATTTTGAATGAAGGAACAGCTACCATATGTTTaaacagtatttttcaaaattatatgcaagaaaaatgtaaaactaaagggattttttttcaagtaatGGCATTTGTAACCATAAATCAGGCAATGTGGGCTAGCAATCAATAGAGCGAGCTCTAGAGTCAAATGCCCGATTCTGCCATTCATTAGCTTTGAGGTCTTGAGCAAGTTTAACcttctgtgtcttctttcttcttatctataaaatggggatgagggTAGTATCTGCTTTATAGTCCAGTtccatgtaaaatatttatgagCTGGCATGTGATAGGGTACTCAATGTTAGCCACAGGGCTGCCACGCTGTCTCACCCCCTGGCGTGTACAGTGCACAGTCTGCATAGCTATATGCCACAGCTCTAGTTAGCtgccattatttttattactattgctATTATCCCTTTAATGTTCTCTAGTAGGTTAGTTCTTGCCATTCTGAGTTATAACCAGTGGCTTTTCATTTTCCCATCATTAGTCATGATAGATATTTAGtatgataattatatttaaagataACTGAAGATAAAGttgaataaaaatatagaaacaataacattttagatgatatgcattttttaaaatatcctggATAGTGAATTAACAATTAAATTCCATTACTGAGGCTAGGTGttgtggttcacgcctataatcccagcacttttggaggctgaggtgggaggatcacgtaagcccaggaggtcaaggctgcagtgagctatgattgtgccactgtactccagcctgggtagagcaagacctcatctgaactgggtgtggtggctcatgcctataatcccaacactttgtggggttgaggctggaggatcacttaaagccaggagtttgagaccagccctggagatttagcaagaccccttctctatttttaaaaaatcaacataaaagtaaaaagtaaagaagacccaggcacagtggctcatgcctgtaattctagcactttaggagactgaagcaggagaatcacttgagacctgGAGTTTAAGATTAACCTGAACAACATCttaggaccccatctctacaaaagaaaacaacaaatatattagccaggtgtggtggtgtgcattatggtcccagctacttgggaggctaaggtgggaggatgtcttgatctggggggtttgagg contains:
- the LOC105497679 gene encoding cryptochrome-1 isoform X1; the encoded protein is MGVNAVHWFRKGLRLHDNPALKECIQGADTIRCVYILDPWFAGSSNVGINRWRFLLQCLEDLDANLRKLNSRLFVIRGQPADVFPRLFKEWNITKLSIEYDSEPFGKERDAAIKKLATEAGVEVIVRISHTLYDLDKIIELNGGQPPLTYKRFQTLISKMEPLEIPVETITSEVIEKCTTPLSDDHDEKYGVPSLEELGFDTDGLSSAVWPGGETEALTRLERHLERKAWVANFERPRMNANSLLASPTGLSPYLRFGCLSCRLFYFKLTDLYKKVKKNSSPPLSLYGQLLWREFFYTAATNNPRFDKMEGNPICVQIPWDKNPEALAKWAEGRTGFPWIDAIMTQLRQEGWIHHLARHAVACFLTRGDLWISWEEGMKVFEELLLDADWSINAGSWMWLSCSSFFQQFFHCYCPVGFGRRTDPNGDYIRRYLPVLRGFPAKYIYDPWNAPEGIQKVAKCLIGINYPKPMVNHAEASRLNIERMKQIYQQLSRYRGLGLLASVPSNPNGNGGFMGYSTENIPGCSSSGSCSQGSGILHYTHGDSQQTHLLKQGRSSMGTGLSGGKRPSQEEDTQSIGPKVQRQSTN
- the LOC105497679 gene encoding cryptochrome-1 isoform X2 — protein: MGVNAVHWFRKGLRLHDNPALKECIQGADTIRCVYILDPWFAGSSNVGINRWRFLLQCLEDLDANLRKLNSRLFVIRGQPADVFPRLFKEWNITKLSIEYDSEPFGKERDAAIKKLATEAGVEVIVRISHTLYDLDKIIELNGGQPPLTYKRFQTLISKMEPLEIPVETITSEVIEKCTTPLSDDHDEKYGVPSLEELGFDTDGLSSAVWPGGETEALTRLERHLERKAWVANFERPRMNANSLLASPTGLSPYLRFGCLSCRLFYFKLTDLYKKVKKNSSPPLSLYGQLLWREFFYTAATNNPRFDKMEGNPICVQIPWDKNPEALAKWAEGRTGFPWIDAIMTQLRQEGWIHHLARHAVACFLTRGDLWISWEEGMKVFEELLLDADWSINAGSWMWLSCSSFFQQFFHCYCPVGFGRRTDPNGDYIRRYLPVLRGFPAKYIYDPWNAPEGIQKVAKCLIGINYPKPMVNHAEASRLNIERMKQIYQQLSRYRGLGLLASVPSNPNGNGGFMGYSTENIPGCSSSGSCSQGSGILHYTHGDSQQTHLLKQEAPWVLVSVVGNVLVRKRTHRVLVLKSRDRALIRKRSGGILLQLKLVGSSILFN